GCTGGGGGTTGAACAGGGCTTCCCAGCGGGTGGTGCCTACCTCCAGCAGGTCTTTGGAGAGCTGCTCGATGTCATCGAGGCGCCGGCCGAGCACATCGCGGAAGCGGGTTTGATCGATCTGGCCCAGGTTGAGGCTCTGCAGCGCCAGCTTGGAGGCGGTGAGCGGGGTGCGCAGTTCGTGGGCCACCATCCGCAGCAGCCGCTCCTGCACCCCGAGCCGCTCGATCAGGGTTTCGTTCTCCTGGCGCAGCACCAGCAGTTGATCCTCAAGCTGTAGTTCCCGCTGGGTGCGGCTGCCATCGCTTTCGGCGGGCCGCAGGCTGATGCCCAGGCCGCTCACCACTTCCAGCTGCTGCCAGCGGGGCAGCCAGTTGCGCAGCTGTTGCAGGAGGGTGTTGCCCGCGAACACCTGCTTGGGGGTGGGCTCGAGCTTGATCAGGGCCGGTGTGGCCACCAGCCGGTGCAGCTCCAGCAGTTCGGGCCGTTCGGCTGGATCGGCGATCTCCAGGCTCACATCGAAGCCGAAATCCTGGTTCTCCAGGAACGCCACCAGGCCGCGTAAATCGGGTGTGGCGCGGTGGTGCGGTGCGGCCACCAGCAGCAGTTTCAGGTGGCGCCGCTGCGCTCCATCACCATCGAGATGAGACGGCAGGGCAAGGCCTGCCCCCCTGCGGACGTCCCCACGCTGTTGCGGCTGGGACGGGGCGCTGACGGGGAAGCGGCTGGGTTGAGGCTCGTCGGGGGGCTGATCCCCTGCGGCGGACACCGGCGCGCTGAATCTGCAGAAAATATGGTTTCACCTTATGAGGTTTGGCAGGGCATGCCAGCCCCGCTATGACGACTGTGATGAGACGTTGTCGAGAGGAACGCCGTGGCCCATCCACGAGAACTCGCGACACGCGTGCATCCGGTGTCGCCGCAGCCACCGGCGATGCGCGGTAGTCGCATTCAGCTCGACACCACGCTGCGGCGTTGGTTTAACCGCAATCTGGGCCTGTGGCGCTCAAGGCGTCAGTACTTCTTCCCCGACGACGAGGTGCTGCGCGTTGACATGTTGCTGCGGGTGCAGACCTTTGAGGATCAGGCGGAATCGGAACCCCGCTATCGCTTCACCTGGTGGCCTGAAAAGGAATACGACTTCTTCGAGATCAAGCCGCGCTATGTGCGCGAAGGCACGATGGATGCCTCCCTGTGCGGCCATCAGCTGCGCCGCAGTCGCGGCTACCTCTGCGGTTCCCCCACCAAAAGCCAGATCCGCCAGGCGGATGAGCACGAGTTGGTGTTTGAGTCGCACTATCTGCAGTGGGACATCCTCGAGCACATTCGGCTGGTGGATCAGGACCGCTTCCGCGCCCGTTCCATCTACTCCTGGTGCGACGGCAACCTCGAGCTGGTGGAAACCCACCACGAGATCCGCCTCGAGCCGGCCGGTCCGCCTCTGCCGGCGGATGCCTGATGGCGTTTGGCTGGTTCTGCAGCAGGATTGGGCAACATCGCTGCTCTCGCGTGCGCCCCTCCGCCAGTCGCCTCGCTCTCCTGCTGCTTCCCCTGGCTCTCACCCTGGCTCCGATGGCTGCGGTGGCGGCACCGGCCTCCGAAGCGGAGATGAGCCTCTACACCCGCATCGGTGCCTTGAATGTGTGCATTGCCCGGGCTGCCGGTATCGAGTTCGACAAGGCGGTGGCCGTGGCGGGCGAAACCATCGCCCAGGTGATTCAGGGCCAGCACGATGGTGCCATCGCTCAGGTGGGGCCCAAGCCCCTCACCATTGATGAGCTGCGCAAGGGTGCGATCAATTCCGCTGTGCTCGGTGCCGTTGAGGTGTGCCCGGATGAGGTGCCTGCCGATGTGCGTCAAAAGGTGGAGCAAGTGCTGAAGAACCGCAGCAGCGCCCCTGCCGCCAGCCCCGCTCCCGCCAAGAAATAAACCCGAGCCCCACGCTCCTGCCATGGCCACCGTTCGCCTCGCCGATTACCGGCCGGCCCCCTGTCTGATCGCCCACACCCACCTCACGGTTGAGCTGTTTGCCGATCAGGCCCTGGTGGAGGCCGAGTATCAATTCGAACCCAACCCGCTGGCTGAGCCCGGCCCCCTGGAGCTGCAGGGGGTGGAGCTGGAGCTGCTGGCGCTTGAGCTCAATGGCGTGCCGCTGGCGGCGGAGGCTTACACCCTCGAACCCACCCGGCTGGTGGTGCATCAGCCGCCGGTGGAGCCATTTCGCTTGCGCAGCCGGGTGCGGATTCACCCGGCCACCAACACAAGCCTGGAGGGTCTGTATGTGAGTGGTGGCATGTTCACCACCCAGTGCGAGGCGGTGGGCTTTCGGCGCATCACCTTTCACCCCGACCGTCCCGATCTCCTCAGCCGCTTCCGCGTGCGCATTGAGGCCGATCAAGCCAGCTGTCCGGTGCTGCTCTCCAATGGCAATTGCCTCGAAACCGGTGAGCTGCCGGAAGGCCGCCATTACGCCGTGTGGGACGACCCATTCCCCAAGCCCTCCTATCTGTTTGCCCTGGTGGCCGGCCGGTTGGAGGAGGTGCGCGATCAGTTCACCACCCGCAGCGGCCGCAGCGTGCAACTGCGCCTGCACGTGGAGCCCGGCGATGCGCCATTCACGGCCCATGCCATGGCCTCGCTGAAGCGTTCGATGCTCTGGGATGAGCAGCGCTACGGCCTGGAATACGACCTCGATGAGTTCAACATCGTGGCGGTGCGCCATTTCAACATGGGCGCGATGGAGAACAAGAGCCTCAATATCTTCAATTCCAAGCTGGTGCTCGCCGATGCCGCCACCGCCACCGATGGCGAGCTTGAGCGCATCGAAAGTGTGATCGGCCATGAGTATTTCCACAACTGGACCGGCAACCGCATCACCTGCCGCGACTGGTTCCAGCTCTCCCTGAAGGAAGGACTCACGGTGTTTCGTGATGCCAGCTTCACGGCTGATCTGCATTCAGCCGCGGTGAAGCGGATTGAGGATGTGTCGCTGTTGCGTAATACGCAGTTTCGAGAAGATGCCGGGCCCACCGCGCACCCGATCCAGCCGGATCACTACCAGGCGATCGATAACTTCTACACCACCACGATCTATGAAAAGGGAGCGGAGGTGATCCGCGTGCTCCACACCCTGCTGGGGGAGGAGACGTTCATGCGGGGTATGTCGCTGTATGTGAGCCGTCATGACGGCACCGCCGCCACCTGCAACGACTTCGTGCAGGCCATGCAGGACGTAGCCGAACAGGCCTGGGCCGAAGGCGCCGCCTTGCCGCGCTTCGATTTCGCGCAGTTTCGCCATTGGTACAGCCAGGCGGGTACTCCGCAGCTGCAGATCGAGCGCCACTGGGATGGCGATCAGGGCAGCCTGCGGCTGCAGGTGCGCCAGAGCACCCCGCCCACCCCTGGCCAACCTGAGAAACAGCCCCTCGTGATTCCGCTGGTGCTGGGTCTGGTGGGCCAGGCCGGCGAGCCGCTGCCGGTGCGGCTCCAGGGGGAAAACGTCGCCGAGGCCAGCGCCGCGGCCCTCAGCCACGCCTGGGGGGATGGCAGCAGGCTGCTGGTGATCGATCAGCCCGAGCAGCAGTTCTGTGTGGAGGGTCTGGAGCCCCACAGCCATCCGCCGGCCCTCTCTGTGCTGCGGGGGTTCTCGGCACCGGTGAAGCTCGAGCTGCAACGCAGCACCAACGAGTTGCTGCACCTGCTCGCCTGCGACAGCGACCCCTTCGCCCGTTGGGATGCCGGCCAGGTGCTGCTGCGCCAGGCGGTGCTCGAGCGGGCTGCCGGCTCCCCCAATGAGGAGCTGGAAGAAGGGCTGGTGGCGGCCTTCGATCGCATCCTGGCCGAGGTGGGCCTGTGCGATTCCAACCGCAGCATGCTCCTCGCCCTGCCTGGCCTGCCGGAACTGGAAGATGCGGCGGTGGCTGCGGCAGGCCACTCCGATCCACCGGCCCTGTTTCAGGCGTTGCTGGATCTGCAGCAGCGCTTCGGCACGGCGCTCGCTGAGCCGCTGGAGCACACGCTGGAGCGCTGCAGGCCCCAATGGTTGCTGGCCTGGCCCGATGGCGTTGGCGACCGCGACCTCACCGCCACGGCCTGGAGCTGGCGGGTGGCGGCCGGCGATCTGGGCGTGCGCGCGGAGGCGGCGGCGGCCGTGGGCGGCCCCTCGATGACCTTGGCCCGGGCGGGTTTGCGGGCCCTGCACTGCCACGAAACCCCCGAGCGGGCGGCGGCGATGGCCGCCTTCCATGACCGTTGGCAGGAGAAGCCGGTGATCCTTGATGCCTGGTTCGCCCTGGAGGCCTCAGCCCCCTTCGGTGATGGGGTGGCCCGGGTGCAGGCGCTGCTCGAGCATCCGCGCTTCGATCCGGCGGCGCCCAATTCGATTCGGGCGGTGCTGGGGGGCTTTGCCGGCAATGTGGCGCAGTTCCATGCCGCGGATGGCCGCGGCTATCGCTTCATGGCCGAGCAGATTGCCCTGCTCGATCAGCGCAATCCGATCACCGCCTCACGCATGGCCAAGCTCTTCAGCCGTTGGCAGAGCTACGGGCCCGCGCGCAGCGCCCGCATGCATGATGCCCTCGAGCAGTTGGCTGCCGCCAGCCTCTCCACTAACACGCGCGAGGTGGTGGGCCAGTGCCTCGGTGCCGCCTAACGGCGGGGCGAGAGGGAGGCGTTGAACAGGCTCTGGTGTAGACGCTCCAGGGCTTGT
This sequence is a window from Synechococcus sp. HK05. Protein-coding genes within it:
- a CDS encoding histidine kinase, giving the protein MPSHLDGDGAQRRHLKLLLVAAPHHRATPDLRGLVAFLENQDFGFDVSLEIADPAERPELLELHRLVATPALIKLEPTPKQVFAGNTLLQQLRNWLPRWQQLEVVSGLGISLRPAESDGSRTQRELQLEDQLLVLRQENETLIERLGVQERLLRMVAHELRTPLTASKLALQSLNLGQIDQTRFRDVLGRRLDDIEQLSKDLLEVGTTRWEALFNPQRLALGPVAAEAILELEKLWVGRGLELITDIPTDLPDVYADQRRMRQVLLNLLENAFKFTPDGGQVSLTILHRTSQWLQISVCDSGPGIPRDEQERIFLERVRLPQTSSNTSGFGVGLSVCRRITEVHGGRIWVVSEPGEGACFHFTVPVWDGQSAS
- a CDS encoding cAMP phosphodiesterase codes for the protein MRPSASRLALLLLPLALTLAPMAAVAAPASEAEMSLYTRIGALNVCIARAAGIEFDKAVAVAGETIAQVIQGQHDGAIAQVGPKPLTIDELRKGAINSAVLGAVEVCPDEVPADVRQKVEQVLKNRSSAPAASPAPAKK
- the pepN gene encoding aminopeptidase N encodes the protein MATVRLADYRPAPCLIAHTHLTVELFADQALVEAEYQFEPNPLAEPGPLELQGVELELLALELNGVPLAAEAYTLEPTRLVVHQPPVEPFRLRSRVRIHPATNTSLEGLYVSGGMFTTQCEAVGFRRITFHPDRPDLLSRFRVRIEADQASCPVLLSNGNCLETGELPEGRHYAVWDDPFPKPSYLFALVAGRLEEVRDQFTTRSGRSVQLRLHVEPGDAPFTAHAMASLKRSMLWDEQRYGLEYDLDEFNIVAVRHFNMGAMENKSLNIFNSKLVLADAATATDGELERIESVIGHEYFHNWTGNRITCRDWFQLSLKEGLTVFRDASFTADLHSAAVKRIEDVSLLRNTQFREDAGPTAHPIQPDHYQAIDNFYTTTIYEKGAEVIRVLHTLLGEETFMRGMSLYVSRHDGTAATCNDFVQAMQDVAEQAWAEGAALPRFDFAQFRHWYSQAGTPQLQIERHWDGDQGSLRLQVRQSTPPTPGQPEKQPLVIPLVLGLVGQAGEPLPVRLQGENVAEASAAALSHAWGDGSRLLVIDQPEQQFCVEGLEPHSHPPALSVLRGFSAPVKLELQRSTNELLHLLACDSDPFARWDAGQVLLRQAVLERAAGSPNEELEEGLVAAFDRILAEVGLCDSNRSMLLALPGLPELEDAAVAAAGHSDPPALFQALLDLQQRFGTALAEPLEHTLERCRPQWLLAWPDGVGDRDLTATAWSWRVAAGDLGVRAEAAAAVGGPSMTLARAGLRALHCHETPERAAAMAAFHDRWQEKPVILDAWFALEASAPFGDGVARVQALLEHPRFDPAAPNSIRAVLGGFAGNVAQFHAADGRGYRFMAEQIALLDQRNPITASRMAKLFSRWQSYGPARSARMHDALEQLAAASLSTNTREVVGQCLGAA